A part of Capsicum annuum cultivar UCD-10X-F1 chromosome 6, UCD10Xv1.1, whole genome shotgun sequence genomic DNA contains:
- the LOC107874482 gene encoding uncharacterized protein LOC107874482, translating into MDNKVIENKDDPRAFTIPCRIGTHEFKKALCDLGASINRMHFVIYKKLRLDTPTSSSMQIFMEDWSILRMVGILFDILVKVDKFILPANFAVVDYKMDKDVPIILVRLSIDTGRDIIDLEIGEMKFSVQMDEVFFKICKSRKKTTELQVISVVDVENEKRNKKEFEYPP; encoded by the coding sequence ATGGATAACAAGgttatagaaaataaagatgaccctagagcattcaccatcccttgcAGAATTGggacacatgaatttaaaaaaGCTCTGTGTGACCTTGGTGCGAGCATCAACCGAATGCATTTTGTCATCTATAAGAAGCTTAGATTGGATACCCCTACATCGTCCTCTATGCAAATTTTCATGGAAGACTGGTCCATCTTAAGAATGGTGGGAATTTTGTTTGATATCCTTGTCAAAGTGGATAAGTTTATACTCCCGGCAAACTTTGCGGTAGTGGATTATAAAATGGACAAAGATGTACCTATCATCCTTGTCCGCCTTTCCATAGACACTGGGAGAGATATTATTGATCTAGAGATAGGGGAGATGAAGTTTAGTGTGCAAATGGATGAGGTCTTTTTCAAAATTTGCAAGTCAAGAAAGAAAACTACGGAGTTGCAAGTAATATCCGTGGTGGATGTTGAAAATGAGAAGAGGAATAAGAAGGAGTTTGAATACCCACCTTGA